One segment of bacterium DNA contains the following:
- a CDS encoding TM2 domain-containing protein, giving the protein MYCRNCGKEVDNKASVCIGCGVVPKSGNRYCQNCGAPTDVNAEICIKCGARLTSSEGKDWTITLILSILVGQFGIDRFYTGYTGLGVLKLLTAGGCGIWWLIDVILIATGKYRDSDGNLLVKK; this is encoded by the coding sequence ATGTACTGCAGAAATTGTGGTAAGGAAGTGGATAACAAAGCATCTGTCTGTATTGGTTGTGGAGTGGTACCGAAAAGTGGAAATAGATATTGCCAGAACTGCGGTGCACCTACTGATGTGAATGCAGAGATATGTATAAAATGTGGGGCGAGATTAACATCATCTGAAGGGAAGGACTGGACAATTACACTTATACTCTCAATACTTGTAGGACAGTTTGGGATAGATAGATTTTATACTGGATACACCGGACTTGGTGTTCTAAAACTGCTTACAGCAGGTGGCTGTGGTATCTGGTGGCTCATAGATGTTATTCTTATTGCCACAGGGAAATATAGGGATAGTGATGGTAACCTGCTTGTAAAGAAATAA
- a CDS encoding aminopeptidase translates to MERKIAWETWDEKTKKQAIDFCEGYKEFLSENKTERKFVKGSLDKGRQYDVKLLDRYKKIKTGDVFYKINKEKVLVMGRLGKRPLTDGCRFIVSHIDTPRLDLKTTPLYEDENICLLKTYYYGGIKKYQWLTIPLAMHGTVVLKDGTKKEIVIGEKDTDPVFNITDLLPHLGKDQAKKTIEDGFPGENLNVFVGSIPLKEKDKEKVKGNILKILKDTYGIDEDDFISSEFQFVPAGRMRDAGLDKSMLLGYGQDDRVCAYTSMLAFLDVEKPDYSIFCVMVDQEEIGSRGATSAQSEFLKYVLEDIIEKTGGSTSDFRKVIQNSKAISADVDTALDPNYKEVYDPRNTARLGCGVVLTRITGGRGKGHSIEPSAEYLAYIRDVFDRNSVLWQPGEIGKIEQGGGGTIATYIARYNIDTVDCGTGVLSMHAPYELTSKADVYSTYLAYKSFYSSEK, encoded by the coding sequence ATGGAAAGAAAAATAGCATGGGAAACATGGGATGAAAAAACGAAAAAACAGGCAATAGATTTCTGTGAGGGATATAAAGAATTTCTTTCTGAAAACAAGACAGAAAGGAAATTTGTAAAGGGTTCTCTTGATAAGGGAAGACAATATGATGTCAAATTGCTTGATAGATATAAAAAGATTAAAACAGGAGATGTTTTTTATAAAATTAATAAAGAAAAAGTGTTAGTGATGGGAAGATTGGGCAAGAGACCTCTTACAGATGGTTGCAGGTTTATTGTTTCTCATATAGATACTCCACGTCTTGACCTAAAAACAACCCCTCTATACGAGGATGAAAATATATGCCTCCTTAAAACATACTATTATGGAGGAATTAAAAAGTACCAGTGGCTTACTATACCTCTTGCAATGCATGGTACAGTTGTATTAAAAGATGGGACAAAAAAAGAGATCGTAATAGGAGAAAAAGATACTGACCCTGTATTTAATATAACGGACCTGCTACCACATCTGGGGAAGGACCAGGCAAAAAAGACCATAGAAGACGGTTTTCCTGGTGAAAATCTCAATGTATTTGTAGGCAGTATTCCATTGAAAGAGAAGGATAAAGAAAAGGTCAAAGGTAATATCCTTAAAATTTTGAAAGACACCTACGGGATAGATGAAGATGACTTTATCAGTAGCGAGTTCCAGTTTGTTCCCGCTGGTAGAATGAGAGATGCAGGGCTTGATAAAAGTATGCTTTTAGGATACGGACAGGATGACAGGGTATGCGCCTATACAAGTATGTTGGCGTTTCTTGATGTTGAAAAACCGGATTACTCAATCTTCTGTGTTATGGTGGACCAGGAAGAAATTGGAAGTAGAGGTGCTACTTCTGCACAGTCGGAATTTTTAAAGTATGTCTTAGAGGATATTATTGAAAAAACAGGAGGTAGTACTTCTGATTTCCGTAAAGTTATTCAAAACTCAAAAGCAATATCTGCAGATGTGGATACAGCTCTTGACCCCAACTATAAAGAGGTCTATGACCCTCGTAATACAGCAAGGTTAGGATGTGGAGTTGTGCTCACCCGAATTACAGGAGGTAGAGGGAAAGGACACAGTATAGAACCATCTGCTGAATATCTTGCCTATATTAGAGATGTTTTTGATAGAAACAGTGTTTTATGGCAGCCAGGAGAGATAGGGAAGATAGAACAAGGAGGAGGCGGAACAATAGCAACATATATAGCAAGATATAATATTGACACAGTAGATTGTGGAACAGGTGTTCTTTCCATGCATGCCCCTTATGAATTAACCAGTAAGGCAGATGTGTATTCCACCTATCTTGCATATAAAAGTTTTTATTCATCTGAGAAATAA
- a CDS encoding NUDIX hydrolase — MEEKYKNPIPTVDIIIELDGGIVLIKRKNYPYGWALPGGFVEYGETLENAVLREAKEETGLNIVDLKQFHTYSAPDRDPRHHTISTVFIGKGRGILKGDDDAEDAKIFTEENLPEEIVFDHRKILNDYFEYKKKL; from the coding sequence ATGGAAGAGAAATATAAAAATCCTATCCCTACGGTTGATATTATCATAGAATTAGATGGTGGTATTGTATTGATAAAAAGGAAGAACTATCCTTATGGATGGGCATTACCGGGTGGTTTTGTGGAGTATGGAGAGACACTTGAAAATGCAGTGTTAAGAGAAGCGAAGGAAGAGACAGGACTGAATATAGTTGATTTGAAACAGTTTCATACTTATTCGGCACCGGATAGAGACCCGAGACACCATACAATCTCCACAGTTTTTATCGGAAAGGGGAGGGGAATTTTGAAAGGGGATGATGATGCAGAAGATGCAAAAATTTTTACAGAGGAAAATCTTCCTGAAGAGATTGTTTTTGACCATAGAAAGATACTTAATGACTATTTTGAATATAAAAAGAAGTTATGA